In the genome of Bacteroidota bacterium, one region contains:
- a CDS encoding AI-2E family transporter, translating into MSKTFKYILIFTSIIIVCFILWYFISIVSYILIAAIFSLIGQPLVKLLSKVKIRKLKISQSLSAGITLLVIWVLIFTFFRIFVPIIANQASDLSSIDANSFVEKLEQPIEKLEDILGQFNSSEEAAFSFEDYIREKIVSVLKISYLSDFLNFIVGTLGDIFIAIFAISFISFFFLKDDKLFFNGIFLFIPENIEENVRNIIHSVQKLLIRYFIGIGIEVCLIMILITIGLSIVGLKLQTALVIGLFVGLMNIIPYVGPIIGAAFGIILGIATNLDANFYTELLPMIGYMAIVFISVQLIDNVFFQPLIYSNSVNAHPLEIFLVIMMAGSLAGITGMVLAIPAYTILRVIAKEFFNQFSLVKKLTKNV; encoded by the coding sequence ATGTCAAAAACTTTCAAATACATTCTAATTTTCACAAGCATAATAATTGTTTGCTTTATTCTTTGGTATTTTATTTCAATTGTGAGTTATATTCTGATTGCCGCCATTTTTTCACTTATTGGTCAGCCATTAGTTAAACTTTTGTCTAAAGTCAAAATTAGAAAGCTTAAGATTTCGCAATCTTTATCTGCAGGAATAACTTTATTAGTAATTTGGGTGTTGATTTTTACATTTTTCAGAATATTTGTCCCGATAATTGCAAATCAAGCAAGTGATTTATCTTCTATTGATGCAAATTCATTTGTCGAAAAACTGGAGCAACCTATCGAAAAACTGGAAGATATTTTAGGACAATTTAATAGTTCGGAAGAAGCTGCATTTTCGTTTGAGGATTATATAAGGGAAAAAATTGTTTCTGTTTTAAAAATATCATATTTATCTGATTTTTTGAATTTTATAGTTGGCACTCTTGGAGATATTTTCATTGCTATTTTTGCTATTTCTTTCATTTCATTTTTTTTCCTGAAAGATGATAAATTGTTTTTTAATGGCATTTTCCTTTTCATTCCTGAAAATATTGAAGAAAATGTTCGAAATATTATTCATTCGGTTCAGAAATTATTAATTCGTTATTTCATTGGAATTGGTATTGAAGTTTGTTTAATAATGATTTTGATTACAATAGGATTATCTATTGTAGGATTGAAATTGCAAACGGCTTTAGTCATTGGGCTTTTTGTCGGATTGATGAATATTATTCCTTATGTGGGACCAATTATAGGTGCTGCTTTTGGAATAATTCTCGGAATAGCCACAAACTTAGATGCAAATTTTTACACAGAACTATTACCCATGATTGGATATATGGCAATTGTTTTTATTTCGGTTCAACTAATCGACAATGTTTTTTTTCAACCGCTAATTTATTCGAATAGTGTGAATGCTCATCCATTAGAGATTTTTTTGGTAATTATGATGGCTGGTAGCCTTGCGGGAATTACAGGAATGGTTTTAGCGATTCCTGCATACACAATTTTAAGAGTCATTGCAAAAGAGTTTTTCAATCAGTTTTCTTTAGTTAAGAAACTTACGAAAAATGTTTAA
- the rfaD gene encoding ADP-glyceromanno-heptose 6-epimerase: MKKLLIVTGAIGFIGSNLIWKLNEMGFENIVAVDDFDRKTDKKNLDGKNIQDCIDREKFFEWLQHNKKKVEFIFHIGARTDTAEFDKSVFDKLNLNYSKEIWKNCVENNVPLIYASSAATYGMGEFGYSDNHEIIEKLKPLNPYGESKNEFDKWVLQQKNAPPFWAGLKFFNVYGPNEFHKNRMASVIFHAFHQIKKSGEMKLFRSHIQDFKDGEQKRDFIYVKDVADVIYFLFDKRKNSGIYNLGTGKARTFKDLVKNTFEAMSCDIKISFIDTPKDIREKYQYFTEAKMEKLRDIGYKKSFFSLEKGIDDYVKNYLINKQYV, translated from the coding sequence ATGAAAAAATTATTAATAGTAACTGGTGCAATAGGTTTTATAGGAAGTAATCTTATTTGGAAACTTAATGAAATGGGTTTTGAAAACATAGTTGCTGTAGATGATTTTGATAGGAAAACAGACAAAAAAAACCTTGATGGAAAAAATATTCAAGACTGCATTGATAGAGAAAAATTCTTTGAATGGTTACAACACAATAAGAAAAAAGTAGAATTCATTTTTCATATTGGAGCGAGAACTGATACTGCTGAATTCGACAAATCTGTTTTTGATAAACTTAATTTAAATTACTCGAAAGAAATTTGGAAGAATTGTGTAGAGAACAATGTCCCGCTAATATATGCCTCATCTGCTGCAACTTACGGTATGGGAGAATTTGGATATTCAGACAATCATGAAATCATAGAAAAACTGAAACCACTTAATCCGTACGGAGAATCGAAAAATGAGTTCGACAAGTGGGTTTTACAACAAAAAAATGCTCCTCCATTTTGGGCAGGATTGAAGTTTTTTAATGTATATGGACCCAACGAATTTCATAAAAACAGAATGGCTTCGGTAATTTTTCATGCCTTTCATCAAATAAAAAAAAGTGGCGAAATGAAACTCTTTCGCTCTCATATTCAAGACTTTAAAGATGGTGAACAAAAACGAGATTTTATTTATGTTAAAGATGTAGCAGATGTAATTTATTTTTTATTCGATAAAAGAAAAAATTCAGGCATTTACAATCTTGGAACAGGTAAAGCTCGCACTTTCAAAGACTTAGTAAAAAACACTTTCGAAGCCATGAGCTGCGATATCAAAATTAGTTTTATTGATACTCCTAAAGACATTAGAGAAAAATATCAGTATTTTACTGAAGCAAAAATGGAAAAATTAAGAGACATTGGCTATAAAAAATCCTTTTTTTCGTTAGAAAAAGGGATAGATGATTATGTAAAAAACTACCTAATCAATAAACAATACGTCTAA
- a CDS encoding 30S ribosomal protein S20 codes for MANHKSALKRIRQNETRRLHNKYYAKTMRNAIRNLRAEKDKKAAEESIQKVVSLIDRVARRNIIHKNKAANLKSGLFKHISNM; via the coding sequence ATGGCAAATCATAAATCGGCTTTAAAAAGAATTAGGCAAAATGAAACAAGAAGATTGCACAATAAATATTATGCAAAAACAATGCGAAATGCAATTAGGAATTTACGAGCCGAGAAAGACAAAAAGGCTGCCGAGGAATCCATACAAAAAGTTGTGTCTTTGATTGATAGAGTTGCAAGACGAAATATAATTCATAAAAATAAAGCCGCAAATCTGAAATCCGGTTTATTCAAGCATATTAGTAATATGTAA
- a CDS encoding DUF4159 domain-containing protein: MKIISFREIKIVLLLFVFFVVSENLVAQKTSVKIALLKYSGGGDWYANPTSLPNLIDFCNQTLKTNINREYATIEVGSPEIFNYPFVHMTGHGNVVFSQKDTENLRNYLIAGGFLHIDDNYGMDEFVRREMKSVFPEAEFVELPFSEPIYKEEYSFPNGLPKIHEHDNKPPQGFGIFYEGKLVCFYTYECDLGDGWEDREVHNDSEEIRLKALQMGANIISFAFNN, translated from the coding sequence ATGAAAATAATTTCGTTTAGAGAAATAAAAATTGTTTTGTTGCTTTTTGTTTTTTTTGTTGTGTCTGAAAATCTTGTTGCACAAAAAACAAGCGTAAAAATTGCACTTTTGAAATATAGCGGAGGCGGAGATTGGTATGCAAACCCAACTTCCTTACCAAATTTGATAGATTTCTGTAACCAAACCCTAAAAACAAATATCAATCGCGAATATGCTACAATTGAAGTTGGTAGCCCCGAAATTTTCAACTATCCCTTTGTACATATGACTGGCCACGGCAATGTTGTTTTTTCGCAAAAAGATACTGAAAATCTCAGGAACTATTTGATTGCAGGCGGATTTTTACATATCGACGACAATTACGGCATGGACGAATTTGTGCGGCGTGAAATGAAAAGTGTTTTTCCAGAAGCCGAATTTGTAGAACTTCCGTTTTCTGAACCAATTTATAAGGAGGAATACAGTTTTCCGAACGGGCTTCCAAAAATTCACGAGCACGACAATAAACCACCGCAGGGTTTTGGGATTTTCTATGAAGGGAAATTAGTATGTTTCTACACATACGAATGCGACTTGGGCGATGGCTGGGAAGATAGAGAAGTTCATAACGATTCGGAGGAAATACGATTAAAAGCTTTACAAATGGGAGCAAATATTATTAGTTTCGCTTTCAATAATTAA
- a CDS encoding Txe/YoeB family addiction module toxin — translation MEIEYTPQSKEDLHFGKKSNKIAVLKKIRILLEVIVQNPYEGIGKPEALKFNLTGCWSRRINKEHRIVYEVFDDRIIVHSLRGHY, via the coding sequence ATGGAAATAGAATATACACCACAATCGAAAGAGGATTTGCATTTTGGGAAAAAATCTAACAAAATTGCTGTTTTGAAGAAAATTCGCATACTCTTAGAAGTCATTGTTCAAAATCCATATGAAGGTATTGGAAAACCTGAAGCATTGAAGTTCAATCTTACAGGATGCTGGTCTCGCAGGATAAACAAAGAACATCGTATTGTGTACGAAGTATTTGACGATAGGATTATTGTGCATTCACTTAGGGGACATTACTAA
- a CDS encoding AAA family ATPase, translating to MLLPIIKIRQTVYIIEKNEDKISDYRIHFNNDLGLHIYIKLISNEYRKKIDYKITEDENIIIEEFTEEEKDSYDYIFSNSQKIDFGYKQRFNSFDNNYLSNLTKKNKAPIYTFYSYKGGMGRTTTLASFAMHCAYHQGLKVLIIDSDLEAPGFTNFFDITDDKISQRHGGLVEYIQNKKFNKNIRVENYLIQADNKYSNTENKGGTIYIMPAGNLATNDEYFIDNMKLKEKSLSSYNTHLSHYLEALSKLEFSNPKNIINNFNNLFDDLQKHDDFNFDIILIDARTGFNDILGTLGIFLADTLVGFFREESQSEPSIHFLFQKLVENKLNQNLVIVNSISSDYERAEYLKNQLDAIAEYYDTGEGPVPYTFAGIEENSILKKLGSNFDKSTDKNFIKLIREKKFNSYEELFEKLIESYHSTCSKEKIIEQKEVIWETKINILKELHPYCKELFSEDIDFDYKNRFYYRNVMLNIFNIDKFLILASKGTGKTLFYKSLQNDIALTTLKKLANRKGDYKFVNVIRRNRKKENFFKIDKFTIERDNVKFFFHRFWIIYLWKSILLANKDDEFGFKTNKELEKYVRYANPNDNSIADDFKFLINDNTKYNLIEEDLKIWDNELAKTNSYIFACYDYLDEIVAPEYWETGYAIAQLFNYWKFNPFSRILPKLFARTDLYNKIVGITNFGNLSQTHSINLEWKKDELFALLFKQILAKSKKDFLSIIEYYKGIYNINSKYIKEIKDIIEKHDSHLPLNYEILRPLVNVFFGKFVSFSKYGTNTYDWFFSNLRNADDTISIRPFLSMLNLAIERVYENQRDLKKYSPVLSYTYFANAKVREKCVEEYFNDLASNTEGNKPLKIIFNFIKKLRPATGLKKHSLTSSELYNLLQMILEDNKDNKYLLNYTIEKLENLLISNGIIKKTYKRGGSAKYNFAYLYKFHLGLKSRS from the coding sequence ATGCTCTTACCAATAATAAAAATTCGTCAAACAGTTTATATCATTGAAAAAAATGAAGATAAAATTTCAGATTATCGAATTCATTTTAATAATGATTTAGGCTTACATATATATATAAAACTAATTTCCAATGAATATAGGAAAAAGATAGATTATAAAATTACTGAAGATGAAAATATAATAATAGAAGAATTTACAGAAGAAGAGAAAGATTCTTATGATTACATTTTTAGTAATTCTCAAAAGATTGATTTTGGTTACAAGCAAAGGTTTAATTCTTTTGATAATAATTATTTATCTAACTTAACTAAAAAAAACAAAGCCCCAATTTACACTTTTTACAGTTATAAAGGAGGAATGGGGCGAACTACAACACTTGCTAGTTTTGCAATGCACTGTGCATATCATCAAGGCTTAAAAGTATTAATTATTGATAGTGACTTGGAAGCACCCGGATTTACTAATTTTTTTGACATTACAGATGATAAAATATCTCAAAGACATGGTGGATTAGTTGAGTATATTCAAAATAAAAAGTTCAATAAAAATATTCGAGTCGAAAATTATCTAATACAAGCAGATAATAAATATTCAAATACCGAAAACAAGGGTGGAACTATTTATATTATGCCGGCCGGCAACTTAGCAACCAACGATGAGTATTTTATTGATAATATGAAGCTAAAAGAAAAGAGTCTTTCATCATATAATACACATTTATCTCACTACCTTGAAGCTTTGTCTAAATTAGAATTTTCTAATCCCAAAAATATTATAAATAATTTTAATAATTTATTCGATGATTTACAGAAACATGATGATTTTAACTTTGATATAATACTAATTGATGCTCGTACTGGATTTAATGATATTTTAGGAACTCTTGGTATTTTTTTAGCAGATACTTTAGTTGGTTTTTTTAGAGAGGAAAGTCAGTCTGAACCAAGCATTCATTTTTTATTTCAAAAATTAGTAGAAAATAAATTGAACCAAAACCTTGTAATAGTTAATTCTATAAGTTCTGATTATGAAAGAGCTGAGTATTTAAAAAATCAATTAGATGCAATTGCCGAATATTACGATACAGGTGAAGGTCCGGTTCCTTATACATTTGCTGGCATTGAAGAAAACTCAATACTTAAAAAACTTGGAAGCAACTTTGATAAATCAACCGATAAAAACTTTATTAAACTAATTAGAGAAAAAAAATTCAATTCGTATGAAGAGTTATTTGAAAAATTAATAGAAAGCTATCATTCAACATGCTCAAAAGAAAAAATAATTGAACAAAAAGAAGTCATTTGGGAAACAAAAATAAATATCTTAAAAGAATTACATCCATATTGTAAAGAGCTATTTAGTGAAGATATAGATTTTGACTACAAAAACAGATTTTATTATCGTAATGTGATGCTTAATATTTTCAATATTGATAAATTTCTAATATTAGCAAGTAAGGGAACTGGAAAAACTCTATTTTATAAATCATTACAAAATGATATTGCTCTTACAACTTTAAAAAAATTAGCAAATAGAAAAGGCGATTATAAATTTGTAAATGTTATAAGACGGAATAGAAAAAAAGAAAACTTTTTTAAAATAGATAAATTTACAATTGAAAGAGACAATGTAAAATTCTTTTTTCATAGGTTTTGGATTATATACTTATGGAAATCAATACTATTAGCAAATAAAGATGATGAATTTGGCTTCAAAACGAATAAAGAATTAGAAAAATACGTCAGATATGCTAACCCAAACGATAATTCAATAGCCGATGATTTTAAATTCCTTATAAATGATAATACAAAATATAATTTGATTGAAGAAGACTTAAAAATTTGGGATAATGAATTAGCAAAAACAAATTCTTATATTTTTGCTTGTTATGATTATTTAGATGAAATTGTAGCACCTGAATATTGGGAAACCGGTTATGCAATAGCTCAATTATTTAATTATTGGAAATTCAATCCTTTTTCAAGGATATTACCTAAGTTATTTGCCAGAACAGATTTGTATAATAAAATTGTTGGAATAACAAATTTTGGTAATTTAAGCCAAACACATTCAATTAATTTAGAATGGAAAAAAGATGAGTTATTTGCACTGCTTTTTAAACAAATTTTAGCAAAAAGCAAAAAAGATTTCCTCTCAATAATAGAATATTATAAGGGCATATATAATATAAATTCAAAATATATTAAGGAGATTAAAGATATAATAGAAAAACATGATAGCCACTTACCATTAAATTACGAAATTCTTCGTCCATTAGTAAATGTATTTTTTGGCAAGTTTGTTAGCTTCTCGAAATATGGAACAAATACTTATGATTGGTTCTTTAGTAATTTGCGAAACGCAGATGATACAATAAGTATCAGACCTTTTCTTAGTATGTTAAACCTTGCTATTGAAAGAGTTTATGAGAACCAAAGAGATTTGAAAAAATATTCCCCTGTTTTATCTTATACTTATTTTGCAAATGCAAAGGTCAGGGAAAAATGTGTTGAAGAATATTTTAACGATTTGGCAAGTAATACAGAAGGAAACAAACCTCTTAAAATCATATTTAATTTCATTAAAAAATTGCGACCTGCAACAGGATTGAAAAAACATAGCTTAACAAGCAGTGAATTATATAATCTTTTACAAATGATATTAGAAGACAATAAAGACAATAAATATTTACTTAATTATACTATTGAAAAGTTAGAAAATTTATTGATAAGTAATGGTATAATCAAAAAAACATACAAACGTGGAGGTTCGGCTAAATATAATTTTGCCTACTTATATAAATTTCACTTAGGTTTAAAAAGTAGAAGTTAG
- a CDS encoding Na+/H+ antiporter NhaC family protein — MKMFEKIEKVISFKNKKLCETIRFLPKKMCPFCKGFISLILLFLFLNYYGFAANENSAQNLGNIDVEFPTIIIKGIEAEIKIKIENTDLIQRIKSNSTKIFINNIEFQNPPFENGFFSIKHKFIDEQISIKIENFSFSQTVHPIELWLSVLPPLIAIIIALLFKEVFTALFIGIFVGTSIIYYHAEQSIFLAIFKGIFAIIDTYILESLNDSGHLSIIVFSLLIAGMVNIITKNGGMKGVVDILSKYANSPRSGQFVTWLLGIAIFFDDYANTLVVGNTMRQVSDKLKISREKLSYIVDSTAAPIAAIAFVTTWIGAELGYIEDGISKIGISEGAYNVFFNSLAYSFYPILALIFIPILIFKKKDFGPMLHAEKKARQAEVIASSPESDSQTFGDFEISVKAKARWYNAVIPVLIVIFGTFIGLIYSGWNAEIWNNEAIGFSTKLSEIIGGSDSYSALLWSSLLGVLVAAFLSTTQKILNIKEVTESLLNGFKTMMTAIVILVLAWSLALVTEHLHTADFISSSLIYINLSPYFVPTFTFIMAALISFSTGSSWGTMAILYPLILPTSWLISVEYGLDYDTSILIFYNVVSCVLAGSVLGDHCSPISDTTILSSLASSCNHIDHVKTQLPYALTVGGVSLIFGTIPSAFGFSSLIIFPLSIIVLYLIVHFFGRQTEI, encoded by the coding sequence TTGAAGATGTTTGAAAAAATAGAAAAAGTGATTTCGTTTAAAAACAAAAAACTTTGCGAAACCATTAGATTTTTACCAAAAAAAATGTGTCCTTTTTGCAAGGGCTTTATTTCTTTAATTTTACTTTTTCTATTTTTAAACTATTATGGTTTTGCGGCCAACGAAAATTCCGCACAAAATCTCGGCAACATTGATGTAGAATTTCCAACAATAATTATTAAAGGTATTGAGGCTGAAATAAAAATCAAAATTGAAAACACAGACTTAATTCAGAGAATAAAATCGAACTCTACAAAAATTTTCATCAATAATATTGAATTTCAAAATCCACCATTTGAAAACGGTTTTTTTTCTATCAAGCATAAATTTATTGATGAGCAAATTTCGATTAAAATTGAAAATTTTTCATTTTCACAAACTGTTCATCCAATTGAATTATGGCTCTCGGTCTTACCACCATTAATTGCAATTATTATTGCTTTGCTTTTTAAAGAAGTTTTCACTGCACTATTCATCGGCATTTTTGTTGGAACTTCAATTATTTATTATCATGCCGAGCAATCCATTTTTCTGGCAATTTTCAAAGGAATTTTTGCAATTATCGACACATATATTCTCGAGTCCTTAAATGATTCGGGGCATTTATCAATCATTGTTTTTTCGCTCTTAATTGCAGGAATGGTCAACATTATTACCAAAAATGGCGGCATGAAGGGAGTTGTCGATATTCTTTCGAAATACGCTAATAGTCCGCGTTCCGGGCAATTTGTTACATGGCTTTTGGGAATTGCAATTTTTTTCGACGACTACGCAAACACACTTGTTGTAGGAAATACAATGCGACAAGTTAGCGACAAGCTGAAAATTTCACGAGAGAAACTTAGCTATATTGTTGATAGCACGGCTGCTCCAATAGCTGCAATTGCGTTTGTAACAACCTGGATTGGAGCCGAATTAGGATATATAGAAGACGGAATCAGCAAAATAGGAATTTCAGAAGGGGCATATAATGTGTTTTTCAATTCGCTTGCTTATTCGTTTTATCCAATTCTTGCTTTGATTTTTATTCCTATTTTAATATTTAAGAAAAAGGATTTTGGACCTATGCTTCATGCAGAAAAAAAAGCAAGACAAGCTGAAGTTATTGCAAGTTCACCTGAAAGCGATTCGCAGACTTTTGGCGATTTTGAAATTTCTGTAAAAGCAAAAGCTCGCTGGTATAATGCAGTTATTCCTGTTTTGATTGTGATATTTGGAACTTTCATCGGGCTTATTTACAGTGGCTGGAATGCTGAGATTTGGAATAATGAAGCGATAGGATTTTCCACAAAATTATCGGAAATTATTGGAGGCTCAGATTCATATAGTGCACTTTTATGGTCTTCATTGTTAGGCGTTTTGGTCGCTGCATTTTTATCAACTACGCAAAAAATATTGAACATCAAGGAAGTTACTGAAAGTTTGTTGAACGGCTTCAAAACTATGATGACTGCAATTGTGATTTTAGTGCTTGCATGGTCGCTGGCTTTAGTTACAGAGCATTTGCATACTGCCGATTTTATTTCGAGTAGCTTAATTTATATTAATTTGTCGCCATATTTTGTGCCAACTTTTACTTTTATAATGGCTGCACTTATTTCATTTTCTACAGGTTCGTCCTGGGGAACTATGGCAATTTTGTATCCTCTGATTTTGCCTACAAGTTGGCTGATTTCTGTAGAATATGGTTTAGATTATGATACTTCAATCTTAATTTTTTACAATGTAGTATCCTGTGTGTTAGCCGGTTCTGTTCTTGGAGATCATTGCTCACCAATTTCCGACACAACAATTCTTAGTTCGCTTGCAAGCTCTTGCAATCATATTGATCATGTAAAAACTCAGTTGCCATATGCTTTGACAGTTGGTGGAGTTTCTTTGATTTTTGGAACTATTCCTTCAGCTTTTGGATTTAGCTCACTAATTATATTTCCCCTATCGATTATAGTTTTGTATTTAATTGTACATTTTTTTGGGCGGCAAACGGAAATTTGA